The following are from one region of the Hymenobacter radiodurans genome:
- a CDS encoding efflux RND transporter permease subunit translates to MRAQRAGLSQADIADNVLVNLSSSTQTDPNQWLNPESGVNYTVAVQTPPRELTTLDDVRTIGITSLTQTQAQLLSSFAQTRRDQTDAVVSDYDIQRVVDIYASVEGRDLGGVAKEIRKIIEETSKNLPKGTTIELRGQVESMKTSFTGLGIGLAGAIVLLYLLMVVNFQSWLDPFIIITALPGAISGMLWMLFVTQTTFSVPSLMGAIMCIGIATANSILVVSFANERREAQPDLSPRDAAIDAGVTRLRPVLMTALAAIIGLLPLSLALGEGGEQNAPLGRAVIGGLLLATFTTLFFVPVVFSYFKKKQLVAEEKEAEQDRVAA, encoded by the coding sequence GTGCGCGCCCAGCGGGCCGGCCTCAGCCAAGCCGACATTGCCGATAACGTGCTGGTAAATCTCAGTTCCAGCACCCAAACCGACCCCAACCAGTGGCTGAATCCGGAGAGTGGCGTGAACTACACGGTGGCCGTGCAAACGCCCCCCAGGGAGCTTACTACGCTAGATGATGTGCGCACCATTGGCATCACCAGTCTTACCCAAACCCAAGCCCAGCTCCTGAGCAGCTTTGCTCAAACCCGCCGCGACCAAACCGACGCCGTGGTGAGCGACTATGACATTCAGCGCGTAGTCGATATCTACGCCAGCGTGGAGGGCCGCGACCTGGGTGGCGTGGCCAAGGAAATTCGCAAAATCATTGAGGAAACGAGCAAAAACCTACCGAAAGGCACGACTATCGAGCTGCGCGGTCAGGTGGAAAGCATGAAAACCTCCTTCACTGGTTTGGGCATTGGTCTGGCGGGCGCTATTGTGCTGTTGTATTTGCTGATGGTGGTCAACTTTCAAAGCTGGCTCGATCCATTTATCATCATTACGGCCCTGCCAGGCGCTATTTCGGGTATGCTCTGGATGCTGTTTGTAACCCAAACTACCTTCAGCGTGCCTTCGCTTATGGGCGCCATTATGTGTATCGGTATTGCCACGGCCAACAGTATTCTGGTGGTGTCATTTGCCAACGAACGGCGAGAGGCCCAACCCGACCTGAGTCCGCGCGACGCGGCCATTGATGCGGGCGTTACCCGTCTGCGCCCGGTGCTAATGACCGCTCTGGCCGCCATCATTGGTTTGCTGCCGTTGTCGTTGGCGCTGGGCGAAGGAGGCGAGCAAAATGCCCCCCTGGGCCGGGCCGTTATTGGCGGCCTGCTCCTAGCCACCTTCACCACGCTGTTTTTCGTGCCAGTGGTGTTTAGCTACTTCAAAAAGAAGCAGTTAGTGGCCGAAGAGAAGGAAGCCGAACAAGACCGCGTAGCTGCCTAA